A region from the Helicoverpa armigera isolate CAAS_96S chromosome 6, ASM3070526v1, whole genome shotgun sequence genome encodes:
- the LOC110374001 gene encoding la protein homolog → MTEAKEVVAETNGEENKKVEDNVEEETELESAIIRQVEYYFGDLNLPRDKFLHEQVQLDDGWVPLEILTRFNRLAKLTKDTEIIAKALAKSTSGLLEISDDNKKVRRSPEVPIPEMNEERRKELSNRTIYAKGFPKDSSLDELLKHFRQFETVENIIMRKYQDRSSKKRLFKGSIFVTFKTREQAEKFMEGKPHSYQDTELLILWQDDYIVKKQEEYASKKEQKDKKNKDKEQHVEKEELKLPTGTVLHFSEGTAQMKREDIKEALSTIGADIAYIDFNIGDKEGWVRLTKENTAKGIAEKMTDNKMKIAEADVVFKVLEGEEETLYLQKTVEEMAKRRKNMKNFKSNKGRKGGNKYHGKKRRHDNDDSGPPKKIMASDS, encoded by the exons ATGACTGAAGCTAAAGAAGTTGTTGCTGAGACTAATGGAGAGGAGAATAAGAAGGTTGAGGACAATGTGGAGGAAGAAACTGAGTTGGAATCTGCAATCATTCGTCAAGTGGAGTACTATTTCG GTGATCTGAACCTTCCCCGTGACAAGTTCCTCCATGAACAAGTGCAGCTTGACGATGGATGGGTACCACTGGAAATCCTCACCAGATTCAACCGACTCGCCAAACTGACGAAGGACACTGAAATCATTGCTAAAGCTCTTGCCAAGTCTACTAGTGGGCTATTAGAG ATCTCAGATGACAACAAAAAAGTCAGACGCAGCCCTGAGGTACCGATACCGGAGATGAATGAAGAACGCAGGAAGGAACTCAGCAACCGGACTATTTATGCTAAAGGATTCCCCAAAGACTCTTCATTGGATGAACTATTGAAACATTTCAGACAGTTCGAAACAGTCGAGAATATTATTATGAGGAAATATCAGGATAGGTCCTCTAAGAAGAGACTTTTCAAAGGATCCATTTTTGTTACGTTCAAGACTAGAGAACag GCAGAAAAGTTCATGGAAGGCAAACCTCATAGCTACCAAGACACAGAACTGTTGATCCTCTGGCAGGACGACTATATTGTGAAGAAGCAAGAAGAATATGCCAGCAAGAAGGAGCAGAAGGATAAGAAGAATAAGGATAAGGAGcaacat GTTGAAAAAGAGGAACTGAAGCTCCCTACAGGAACAGTGCTGCACTTCAGCGAGGGTACCGCCCAGATGAAGAGGGAGGATATCAAGGAAGCACTCTCTACTATAG GTGCAGATATAGCTTACATAGACTTCAATATTGGCGACAAGGAGGGATGGGTGCGTCTCACGAAAGAGAACACCGCTAAGGGTATTGCAGAGAAAATGACTGACAACAAAATGAAGATAGCTGAAGCTGATGTAGTATTCAAAGTTCTAGAGGGAGAGGAAGAGACCTTATATTTACAGAAAACTGTCGAAGAAATGGCTAAGAGacgaaaaaatatgaagaacttCAAAAGTAATAAGGGCAGAAAAGGTGGTAACAAGTACCACGGCAAGAAAAGGCGACATGACAACGATGACAGTGGACCTCCAAAGAAAATAATGGCCTCCGACAGTTAG
- the LOC110374002 gene encoding uncharacterized protein LOC110374002 has translation MKPETVEDTENSAQVAGDVIGDTAYSERFVLKILLKLANLDTLKEEIKEKAFEDDVCTLWDMTAERDVVLFLQKHDVLKLFNFALPVIEIPRIIEIIVGIIGNMCCQKEVVNVLMTMDGLLTILIDYINTDDSLVLVQLLRLVSACLFLASDDEINIWMDLFVKIEYSSALYFILKNSSHKLLIVTALENLNTLCSYCNTEKFRTKFFTHFVVPEALDSLISGFTEITVNQKELCIKDDLERVLVVSLQIALNLVGFDKSQEIYSQSTENVITMINVILKYYEDKLVINKEIDSDLVDIVESTNTIINVLKINTDPDKYLELSYSIWKAASSIIQSDKNGSSFEENDKEELKEFVAKVKPSLAILICNYLSKCTDENLIKVLDLIGADYEDILCWVKDKELQTNVRNRATNYRTRLKDNVDS, from the coding sequence ATGAAGCCAGAAACGGTTGAAGATACAGAGAATTCGGCCCAAGTAGCCGGAGATGTTATCGGCGATACGGCATACAGCGAACGATTTgttcttaaaattttattgaaactcGCCAATTTAGATACGCTGAAAGAGGAAATTAAGGAAAAAGCATTTGAAGACGACGTCTGCACGTTATGGGACATGACCGCCGAGAGAGACGTCGTGCTATTTCTTCAAAAACACGATGTTTTGAAGCTGTTCAATTTCGCATTGCCGGTCATTGAAATACCGAGGATTATTGAAATAATCGTCGGTATTattgggaatatgtgttgtcaAAAGGAAGTGGTGAATGTCTTGATGACGATGGACGGCTTGTTGACTATTCTCATAGATTACATTAACACTGATGATAGTCTAGTGTTGGTTCAGCTGCTGCGACTGGTGAGCGCATGTCTCTTCCTCGCGAGTGACGACGAAATCAACATTTGGATGGACTTATTCGTCAAAATAGAGTACTCTTCTGCCTTatactttatattaaaaaactcTTCACACAAATTACTAATAGTCACTGCACTAGaaaatttaaatacattgtGTTCATACTGTAACACTGAAAAGTTTCGAACTAAATTTTTCACACACTTTGTCGTACCAGAGGCCTTAGATTCTCTCATCTCAGGTTTTACTGAGATTACAGTCAATCAGAAAGAGTTGTGTATTAAAGATGACTTGGAAAGAGTGTTAGTTGTAAGTCTCCAGATAGCTTTAAACTTAGTTGGTTTTGATAAGTCACAAGAAATATACAGTCAGAGTACAGAGAATGTTATAACAATGATAAATGTTATCCTGAAATATTATGAAGACAAGTTGGTAATAAACAAAGAGATTGATTCAGATTTGGTTGATATTGTTGAGTCgacaaatacaattattaatgTGCTTAAAATTAATACAGACCCTGATAAGTACTTGGAACTCAGTTACAGCATTTGGAAGGCAGCTTCTTCTATCATACAATCGGATAAAAATGGTTCTTCGTTTGAGGAAAATGATAAAGAGGAACTTAAAGAATTTGTAGCTAAAGTAAAACCATCATTGGCTATATTGATTTGTAACTACTTATCAAAATGTACAGATGAAAATTTGATAAAAGTATTAGATCTAATTGGAGCGGATTATGAAGATATTCTATGTTGGGTTAAGGATAAAGAGTTGCAAACTAATGTGCGTAACAGAGCAACTAATTATAGGACTAGGTTGAAAGATAATGTagattcataa